From Amycolatopsis sp. WQ 127309:
AACCTGACGGGATGGCTGACTTCGTGTACCCGCCCGTGATCGCGGCGGCCCGGGCGATGTTCCGGGTACTGGACAACCGCATCCGGGTCGAGGGCGCGGAGCACATCCCGCGCACCGGCGGCGCGGTCATCGCGTGCAACCACGTGAGCTACCTGGACTTCATCTTCTGCGGCCTCGGCGCGCGCCCGGCCAAGCGGCTGACGCGGTTCATGGCGAAGCAGGAGATCTTCGACAACAAGATCGCCGGGCCGCTGATGCGCGGGATGCACCACATCCCCGTCGACCGCGCCGCCGGCATCGCCTCCTACCGCGAGGCCCTCCAGAAGCTGAAGGACGGCGAGGTCGTCGGCGTCTTCCCGGAGGCGACCATCAGCCGGTCGTTCACCGTCAAGGAGATCAAGTCGGGCGCCGTCCGGATGGCCGCCGCGGCGGGCGTCCCGGTCGTGCCGATGGCGCTGTGGGGCACCCAGCGGCTGTGGACGAAGGGCCGGCCGAAGGACCTGACGCGGCGGCACGTGCCGGTCTCGATCCTCATCGGCGAGCCGATGCACCCGGCGAAGGGCGACGACTGGGACGTCGTGACGAAGGAGCTGCGCGACCGGATGAGCGCGCTCGTCGACCGCGCCCAGGCCGACTACCCGGACCGGCCGGCGTCCGACGAGGAACGCTGGTGGCTGCCCGCCCACCTGGGCGGGACCGCGCCCACGCCGGAGGAAGCGGCCGAGCTCGACAACCGCTCCTGACGCCTCAGAACCAGCGCTCGAGGACCTGCGCGACGCCGTCGTCGCCGGCCGGGCCGGTGACCTCGTCGGCCACGCCGAGCACCGCCGGGTGGCCGTTCTCCATCGCCACGCCGTGGCCGGCCCAGCTGAGCATCTCGAGGTCGTTGGGCATGTCGCCGAAGGCGATCACCCGGTCGGCCGGGACCTCGAAGCGCGCGGCGACGTCGGCGAGGCCGGTCGCCTTGGTGATGCCGTGCGCGGCGATCTCGACCAGCCCGCCGGACGACGAGTAGGTGGCGTCGA
This genomic window contains:
- a CDS encoding 1-acyl-sn-glycerol-3-phosphate acyltransferase; amino-acid sequence: MADFVYPPVIAAARAMFRVLDNRIRVEGAEHIPRTGGAVIACNHVSYLDFIFCGLGARPAKRLTRFMAKQEIFDNKIAGPLMRGMHHIPVDRAAGIASYREALQKLKDGEVVGVFPEATISRSFTVKEIKSGAVRMAAAAGVPVVPMALWGTQRLWTKGRPKDLTRRHVPVSILIGEPMHPAKGDDWDVVTKELRDRMSALVDRAQADYPDRPASDEERWWLPAHLGGTAPTPEEAAELDNRS